In Clostridia bacterium, the sequence ATTGTACGGAAGACGACGGTGAGGTCCCGTTTTGGGATGCGAAATATGTCCAGATCCGTGTCTCCGCCAGCGCTCTTAATAATAAAAGAACGATAACGGAGACCATGGAGACTATCATCTCCAGGTCCATCTACCAGGAAGCTTCTCCGGGCTGGGGAATCAGGATTTGTGCGTTCCGGGGTTGGCCTGCAAATATGGGTGAAAAGGTACCTGTCGCCGGGGTCAAGGTTGCCATTGACGGGCCCAAGAAAACCTGGACCAGTACCAACAACCGCGGTGCCGCTTTGTTCTTTTTGAATGGTAATGAGACAGGTAATTATAAGGTTACTGTAGAGGCTCCCGGTTCCATGATGGTTATGCCCGGAGATCGGTCATTTGAACTGGACGTAAAGCATAATACAGAAGACCCTGTTGAACGATGGGCGAAAAGAAGAGTTCTGGTGGAATACCCGTGTTACTTGGATCTCACCGTCCGGGATGCCGGTACAAAGAACCTAATTGAAGCAGCCTATGACGAGGAGAGTCACCTGGAAATCCGCAGTCCTTTTTATCCTTATGTACAGAGGATGGAGGTTCGCTCTCCCGTATTGTCAATTGCGGAACCCTTATGGCCTCTAGGGCCCGGTGAAACGGGAGCGTATGGGCTCAGCCTGCGCCATGTCCAAGGTTATCACGACGCGGAAGGAAATGAGTTTTTTTGGGTAACCGGGCAAAAGGAAGAAACTGCATGGAACGGCACT encodes:
- a CDS encoding carboxypeptidase regulatory-like domain-containing protein, with amino-acid sequence METIISRSIYQEASPGWGIRICAFRGWPANMGEKVPVAGVKVAIDGPKKTWTSTNNRGAALFFLNGNETGNYKVTVEAPGSMMVMPGDRSFELDVKHNTEDPVERWAKRRVLVEYPCYLDLTVRDAGTKNLIEAAYDEESHLEIRSPFYPYVQRMEVRSPVLSIAEPLWPLGPGETGAYGLSLRHVQGYHDAEGNEFFWVTGQKEETAWNGTFAGPGERLALIAYLLPIPPTPSGDDVQDATGLVQWLNGNSHVVTSNIKEDKARATTDAGDLAKVVWKSGNPQDTIKLNNDNSFVFTASAMYWERNFYTQAHMRVAAELHVFNGWVHLEDKNANKQGELSLFVPDGLGIPGSLIPGGNPERVYGEVHFVEGLFLGDPSNEENLIAKGAYYFPDGARLPEDARLLIPMIPSNLR